Part of the Campylobacter concisus genome, GCTCTTTGTAAGTAATTATCCTTTCTTTGCAAGAGAATTATCCGCTCTTTGTAAGTAATTATCCTTTCTTTGCAAGAGAATTATCCTATATATTATTATAAAGTATAATTAAAGACATTAATAGTATAATTTTATTCTTAAACCACAAAAAAGAGCGTTATGAAAAATCGCAATATAATCGTTCATAGTGATAAAATAACAAAGGGTAGAAGTAAGCTTAATCTCTCTGAAATGAAGGTTTTTTTGGCCACTATTACTACGATCGATGCCAAAAATGACGATGAATTTAAAGAAATTACACTTGATAGGCAAGATTTTTGTGAAGATACTAATTTAGATTTTAGAACTGTAAAATCGGTTTGTAGAACACTTTTGAAGCAGGTCTATGAGATAGAAACCGAAAAGGTCTGGGAAGCATACCCTATTTATCAAGTTTTTAAATACGACAAGGATACAGGAGAAATCAAATTTAAATTTAATGACTATATGCGCCCATATTTATTAAAAATAGTTGAAAGTTTTACAAAATACCAAATTAAAAATATTATCAATATGACTTCTAAATATTCAATAAGGATATATCAAATTCTAAAAGATCTGAGAAATATAACAAGGCAAAAAGAATTTGAATTAGAAGAGTTTTGCGATTGGCTAGAAGTCCCAAAAAACAAAAGGCGTTGGGGAAATTTACAGTTTGATATTTTAGAGTTGGCCAAAAAGGAAATAAATGAACTGACCGACATTAAAATACTAGGCATATATCCTGAACGCAAAAAAGGAAAAAAAGTCTTATCGTTTAGTATAAAATTTATCACCTCTGAGGAATTAGACAACCTAAAACAGCTTGGTGGAGATGAAAGCTATTTAACTAATGCTGGACTAAGAGAGATCGAGATTTTTGATAGAAAGCTAGTTAGCTTTAACGATAAATATGTGATGATTGATAGCAATATAAGGAGAATTCTATCTACAAGCTCCGATGAAGGAAAAATTAGGGTTCTTTTTTCAAAAACAGGAACAGATATAAATTTCTTTTGGTTTAATGCAATTAAAGACCTTGAAATAGCTGTTAAAAATGCAGAGACTATAAAAGATACAGAACCTACACTTTTTGATATTAATTAATCTATAACTATGTTATATATGTTAATACAATATATAACATATATAACATATTATCTAAAAATACTTGTATCTATATTAAATCTAGCTTTGACAACTCCAATAATATTTAACTGAATTTGTTCTTGTGGCTCAATGATGATATCTTGATAAAAGCTATTTAGTGATGTTAGTTTAATTATCTTTTGTATTGGATCAAATAAATATTTTTTTACATATAAACTATCTTCCAAGATGGCAATTACAATATCTCCATTTTTTACAGTTTCATTTCTATCTACTAAAATCATATCATTATCTTTTATAAAAGGCTCCATGCTATCACCCATAGCTCTTATAACGTCATATTCTCTTACAGGAACCTGCAATATTTCTTTTAAAAATTGTGCGCTTATGGGTATTTTTTTGGCTATTGTGTCATCGTTATATGATCCATATCCAGCACTTGCTCTAACATTATCATAAAAATTAAGATAGATTGTTTTAGTTTCGATATCTCTTGCAAGCCTACTTATGTTGTATCCTACCATCGAGCTTTTGGTATTTAAATTAAAGTAGTTAAGTGGAAGACCGAAACGTGCAGTTATTGCGTGTAGTATAATCTCTCTAGGTTCAATGTCGCCATATTCATAACTTTGTAATGCTCCATACGAGACACCAATGGCTCTAGCAAATTCTTTTTGACTCATACCTTGGCTTTTTCTTAACTCTCTTATTTTATCACCTATTTTTTGAGTAATCATAAATATACACCTATTTTTTGAGTTAATATCTTGACTAATACACATTATTGGAGTATAATGTCAATAACAATTTAGGTATTATATCTTAAAAATACATAAATATCAAGTTTCTTATGTATTTGGCATGTGTTTTATCTAGATTGGAACATAAAAAATAAGGAGGACAGCATGTAAAATATTTAATATAAATTGGATATTAAAAACACACTGTCAGATAATTAAAGCGATCCAATTATAGTGTGCTGCAAATTAATATTCAATTAAAATCATTCATATCTTACTCATTGTTTTTAGGAGGAAAAAATGAAAAAGATAGTTTTTCTTGTTTTAGTTGTGCTGAACATAATTGGTTGTAGCACCTTAATAAGTGTTGGAGATAATAACTACAACACACATACTATAAAAAAGGATTTAAAATGAAAATTTTTACAATATTAAGAAATATTTCAGTAATGGTGGCTTTAAGCTCTCAGGCTTTTGGATATGTGGCTATGCCAGGAGAACCAAACATAAATAATGCAAGAGATGCACTTGTGCCAATTTCAAGTGGTAGTTCTAGACTTTTTACAATCTTGGTTAATAAAAGCCAAAATGATCCAACTCTAGATTTTGAAAATGCTTCTAAACTAGCAGATGATGATTATTTATGTATAAGTGGTGATAAAAAAGTTAAATGCAATGCTTTAACATATTATGAGACTACTTTATGGTCATCGAATAGTGTAGCCGCCAAGATAGAGCTTAATAGTAATATTCTTGAAAATCTAAAAAAAGATAATAAGAAAATTGTTTTTTTAAATAGGATTAATCATGGACGAGCTGGAGATCCCTTAAGAAATGATAAGCCATTTATGAAAGTGTATATTGATAAAAATGGTTATTTAAATGCTGAGTTTACAAGATTGACTGGTGGACTTAGCCAAGCAAGAACAAGTGAACCAATTCCAACAGATGAACCAGTATATATTCAAGCCAATGAAATGGGTGAAGTATATGAAGTTGGTTGGAAAGGGTTAGTCAGCAATAAAACTTCTTTCGGTAAAAATGGCCATCAAGTATCGCCTATAGATAGTGATCAAAATGCAAATCCAAAACCTTGGGTTGAGCTAGGATTAGACAGCAATGAACAAGATGATCTAGATATGAATGATGTTTATAACGGTGCAAAAGTACATAGCCTTTTAAACGTTAAAGACTACTTTTGGAGTTATAAGGTTGATATGTTTTCTTATATAAATAAAAATACTACAACCATGCCAGTTCATCAAAATAATACGCAATTGAACCTGGATATGAATCTAGTTTATAAGATATTAAACGATCTAAGGAATCCTGATCAGAATGACTCTAACCTGAATTTTAAAAACGATACATTACGTGTTTATAGCGTTCCTGGTACAGGAATTGTTGCTGATATCAGAGAAAAACAGTAATTCTTACAGCGAGAGCCATTTTGGCTCTCCAGCTCCCATACTACTAAACATTTTTTATATTTGCCGATATAAGCTATATATTTTAAAAGGATTTAAAATGAATGTATCACCAAATTTAGAGCCCATAAATATAAATTTACCCAAAGATATGATCTATTCAAGGGTCCTTCTTGGCGTAGATAGAGTGCAAACTTTAGACAACACAAATTTAAAGTCTGAGCTTAAAGACATCGCTACTAAGCTTATCTCAAATAGCACTTACTCTATCATCCAAAGCGCCAGCACCAGTGGTGTGAAATCAGACTACTCTAAAACAGATATTGGGCTAAATCAAGCTTTTTCTTATAGAGATATCCAGAGAAGAAACTGGAGCAAAGAAGACTTTGAGAACAAGTATCTCTTTGGCGAAGATGCCTCAGCACTAAGGAAAGTGGATCAAACTAGCACCTATTTTTCATCTATAAATTCAAAAACTCCCATTAAGCCCATCGCGGCAGCAGATACTAAATTTACAAATTTAAATGACTACGCCTATGAAAAAACGATAAAAACTTCACGAGGTGACGTAGAGGTCTTTTTGGATCTTTATGACGATAATGACAAACTAGGCATAGGCAAGCTAGACGCAAATGGATTTTTATTTAACTTTGATAGCAACAAGGATGGAGTGATAAATTCTGGCGATAAATACTTTGATAAGCTAAAAGTTAGAGGCTACGACAAAGACGGTAATGAGAAAATTTTTAAACTAAGCGAAGTTACGAGCGAGATAAACCTGAACGACTTTATCAAAAAGGATATTAGAAATTTAAGCTACGAGGCTATGGACTTTGCTAGCAAAAATACGGTTGATTATAGAGTTAGTTTAAACAACTCAAACCCTTATACTCTATTTTCAGCCGAGTATCGCTACCAAAAGATAGGCAAAGAAGAGACTAATAAATTTTTCAAAGACCATGCAGACCAAGACGGCTGGGTAGATCTTAGGGATAATAAGATATTTAACGAAGAGAGTGGCTTAAACAATTTTGCCTATGAGAAAGTTGGCTTTGACGGCAAGAAAAAGCTTAGTGAGTTTAACCCTATCATAAAACCTGCTGGATCTAAACAAGACGAGAGTTTTTCATACGCAGGCTATCAAAAAGATAGCTTTATGAAATTTTATAACGACTACCAAAAAGAGTCTAGCGCTCACAGTAAAGATGTAGAGTGGATAAGCAAAAATTTAAAAGAGCAAGATGTAGAAGACGCAGATGATCTCATCTCAAAGCTAAAAACCACAAAGTCATCTTATATGATCGCTATGGAGAGTGAGTTTGAAAAAGCAACTGGGCTTGAGTTTAGCCTAGAAAATTTAGAAAGAGTAAAGCATGCTTTTGAGAGTGATACGAGTAAGGCAGCAGCTGCTCTAAAGGACACGGACAGCGTAATAGCTATGAAGCTAAACAAAAATGGCACAATCACGCTTAAATTTGATAGTGGAAGAGAGCTAGAGGTAAAAGAAATTTATAGCGACACTGGTAAGCTAATAAGCAAAGATGACAAAGATAGTAAAAGAGCAAGTATAAATTTAGATGCTAAGAGCATGAATGATATAGAGTTAAATAGACTTGACTTTAAGGATATAGGCATAAAGCAAGATGAGAAGATATCTAGCCTAAAAGAGCTTGGAGCAAAGCTCGTTAAAAACCTCTCTGATAAATTTACAAATAAATTCCTAATCGGACTTGAAAACGGCAAAAGCATCACCACTAAAGAAATTTACAACATTACCTACCTTGAAAACGACCTCAAATTTAAAGAACTATCTAGTAAAGATAGGCTTTATAAAAAGGTAGATACGAGAGTGTGAAAGCATAAGATAACCGTTTTATTTATAGTATATGTTTTGTATTATATTAACATAATTATCATATAATATGTTATTAACATACTATATGATAAAAAGGATTAATATGAATTTAGCAGTTTTACAACTAAAGGGTGGGGTTGGAAAGACGCCGCTTAGTTTTAGTTTGGCAAAAGATCTTGGACTAAAATGGCAAAGCAATGATGACTCTGTAGTGCCACAGTTTTACAAAGATGGCAAAATATTAGATAAGTGCATTTTTGAACCAAATACTATGTATGACTTTGGAGGATTTGCCTCGGCTGGAGTGCTAGAGATACTAAAACATTGTAGTATTGTTATTGTTCCCATTACTTCTAACCCAAATTCCATTAAAAGAGCAGCAAGCACCATATCACAGATCAAACCTCTTGGCTGCAAAACACTAGGTCTTATAACAGATGTCTCTTCTCAAAAAGAGCTAGAAGAAACAGTAGCAATGATAAAAGCTGCTAACATAGCTTGCACAAAATTTCTTATTTTAAAAAGCTCTAAAATATTTGAAAATGCTATGACAACTGGACTAAGTTTTTTAGAGCTATACAATGAAAGCAATCTCTCAAAAAGACAATATCAGTCATTTATAGATATGTATCAAAAAGTCGTTAATTACATAAAGGATAATAAATAATGGCAAAATTGAATTTAGATCTTACAGAGATAGAGCTAAACGAACTAAGCACGGCAAGCTTTCAAGAACAAGACGAAAAGCAAGAAACTAAAAAAACTGGCGGCAGACCAAAAAGTGCCAATCCTGCCGACAAAAGAACGACAATGTTTTTGTCTAGTGAAGAGCTGGATTTTTTAGACGAAATGGGACATATAACCAGAACAAATAGAACCCAATATCTAAGATCGATCATCAGAGAAAAAATGGAAGATTTTAAAAGTAAAAAAGCAATAAATATGCTAAAATAAAACAATTTTTTAACAAGGAGTTTAAATGGAAAAGCTATTTAAAGTTGCACTAGCTAGTGCTTTAATGTTAAGTGGTGCCTTTGCAAATGATTTGCTTTCTAAAGCTACAAATGGGGCCGCAGATAATAATTCAGTTGGTGTGAAAACACTAAATAGCTTGGATCTAGAGCAAGTTAATGGTGGGTATAGCATAAAAATTCATAATCTTTCAAAAACACAAAATTTTTCTCAAGCCGTAGCACTTGTTAATTTTTCTCCATATGAACGAGACAACAAGGTATCTTGTGGGCTTAACATGCCAGATGGTTGTTCTGGTGGATACTATGCTAAAAGTAATTTTCAAGAAGTTATGAATCAAGTTAATTATAGCAATGATGAATACTTAGGTGTTGTAGCAACAAAGGTGAATAAGCCTTATGGCTTTGGTAGCATTCCACAATATTCTTACTCTGTTGCAGCCTTTAAAAATGTAAATGGCCAACTTATGAGACTAAAAACCATAACAAACAAACCATATATAGCAAACGAACTAATAAATTCAAAAGCTGTTAGAAATCAACTAACTATGAGCCTTGGCTTTTAATTGAGATTGCAACCCTAGTTTTAACTAGGGTTTTATTTAAGAAGGATTTGAAAATGTTAAATGGACTTAACAACAACACATATACACAAAGCTATAAAACAAGCATAAATTCTAAGCAAGCGGCAAGTCTTAGCACAGCCACCAACCAAACGAGCTCTTTAGTTTTAGGCTACAAGGTAGATAAGGATGGCTACTTTACAGATGAGTTTAATAAACAAGCTGGCATACCAAGTGATTATAAAATTCACTCAAGCACGCTGGAGTCGTTAGTAAGGATAGAGACGCAGTCTGACTATATGAAAAGGACTTTTGATAGCATCGACATACTAAAAACCGTAAATAATGCCTACAAAATCCTCTCCCAAATAGTTGGCGAAGACACGCTAAATTCAAAAGATAGCTTTAGCTTAGATGAGATAAGAAATTTCCCTCAAGGCTTTTCTTATAACCGCCAAAGTATGCAAGTAACCAAGATCCATAACTCCATTCATGAATTTGGCTCGGCTGCGGCTGATTTTAACGGCAAAGAGTCAAATAAGCAGATGATAAGCACGCTTTTTTTCAACCCAAGCTTTAAAGGAGGAGACGGCAGACAGCCACTAAAGCCAACAACAGATATCTTTAACAACAACAATGGCGGCAAGGAGAGTGTGGGAAGTGGTGTATTTATGGATCCGCATGGAGAGAAATACACTAATAAAGATGGCTCAATAACTAAAGGCGGACTTATAGCAGCCGTTATAAACAACAACCTTGATGTAAGAGAGGGCGAGACAACAGCACAAGGCAAAAGAGAAGGCTATGATAAGAGCATAGATAGTAAAGAATTTAATAGAGCTTTTGAGCTGTTTGAACTTATGGGCGAGATGAAATTTGGACCTGGCTTTATAAATGCTACTGATAATGACATAGCTGGCATGCCTAAATATATGCAAGACTACATCAGATCTAAAAGAGACTTTGTCTATATCGACTTAGAAAGTGGCTTTGTGAGCACTCCTGAAGATAGACGTAGGGGATATGAAGAAGACGAACTATCATTTAAAAAGATGATGGAGCATAATCTAAAAATGCTAAAGCTACTCTTTGGTGAGATAGACAAAGATGGTAAAAAGAGCAAGGACTTTATGGATAGCTTTTTGAAATTTAGCATGCCACCTTTAAATTTAGTAAAAGAGCTAAATGAAAACCCAGCTGGAAAATACCTAGTAGATATGCTTGGTATAAAAAGAGATGTTGATATAAAGGCATAGTAGTAGAAATTAGTTATCTTTTTTAAGTTTTCTCTATTTAAAAACAAATTTTTGCCGATTTCTTAAGTGATTTTTCTACTTTAAGCAATAGAAAGCTTAAGATGATCGTTTTGTATATGTAGAGATGCGGCAAAATAGGCGTTTGTTAAAAGTTGTATTGAAAAGTAAGATTTTCATAGGTAGGTTTTAAAAGATAATAATTGATATCAATTAAAACTAAATTAGTGCTATAATTCATATAAAACTTTTTACAGGAGGAAGTTATGTTTAAAGTTCTTAAAATAGCCATACTTGGCGGAATTTTAGTTGCAGGTGCTAATGCTGAAGATTTTCTGGCAAAGGTTACAGCTGGTGCTTTGAGTGACATCTCTAGTAATGTTAAAAAACTAGATGCCACCGATATGAATGAGGTTAAAGGAGGCTTGGAATTTAAAGGACCTTGGCAATTTTCATATAATGAATCTGGGGCATATGCTATCATAGAAAATGGCAAAGACGGTGACTACATAAAATCACAATATAGACAGGGATTAGGCGCTTATGATATGCCTGGCTATTATCTTGCATACACTGTCAAAAGAGAGATAAAATCTAGTCGTTATGGTAGATATCCTTTATTTACTTACAGCGCTGCGGCTTATAATGAGAAAACTAGAGAATTTCATAAGATTTCTAGTAGTTTTGTCCTAAACAACAATGCAGTTGTAAGACAGCTAAGAGATAATTTTAAAAGGCAAATGGAATCTGACCTAGGTGGTTGGTAAAATTTAAGTAGCCTACAAGTTTAAATTTGTAGGCTCCCATATATTTTCAAAGGAGCTGAAATGATAACTAGCATAAACGGACTTAGCAACACACCGATACAAGAAACCACTATCCAAAAAGGAAATGCAACAGAAAATATAGCCAAAAAAGGCAAGCAAGACAAAAACGCTACCGAAGAAAAATTTGATTACTCAAAGTATATGTTTAGACCCTGGACTGATAATGTAAAAGAATTTATTGATATAGACCAAAGTAAAGAGGGCTGGATAACAGATACTATAAATCGAATAGATAATATGCTGTCTGATTACCCCATGAAAGAAAGAAGAGCTTTAGCATCAAAATATCCTCCAGAAACTATGGAAGAATTTAGAATTGGAGAGTTACAAAGCTATATGGATTGGCTACTTACAAACTCTGTTGATGGCAAGCCAACAATAAATGGCTTTATGATTGGTCTTGGCACAGCAGAAGAGGAGGCAGAACTAGAAGCTTTTGTAAAATCATTTCCAGAAGGCACTATGATGAGTAATGATGGTGCTGCTTTGTTTGTTAGAGCTGATCTAAGTATAGAAGAGTTTAAAAAGCTTTATAAAGAAGACGTAGAAAAAACTACAAAAGAACATAAAGAATTTCTGGCCAAACTACACAAAGAAGAACAAGAATATAATGCAAATTTTGCCAAAGAGCAAAGTGAGAAGAAATTTAAACCTATGCAGGTTAAGAAGAAGTATGAGACCTATGATATAAACAAGGATCAGAAATTTCTCTTTGCAAGAGAGCTTTTAAAATTTAAAGAAAAAAGAGGTATAGACGTCTTAGAGCTTATGCAAAAGATAGATAAGAAGCAAATTTTAAATAAGATGGCTTAATGGATAAAAACTAGAGTTTATCAAATAGTGCTTTATTGTCTATAGGTAAGTCTAGTTTATATTCTCTATGTATATCGTTCTTTGGACCAAGGATTAAGACATAGCCCCCTTGCTTATGTTTATCCCATATATTATAAAACTGATCCTTTGAGCTTATATATTTGCCGTAGCTTGGATCAAGGATAGTTATAAAATCGCCTTCATGATTTATCACAACCACAAAATGGGGAAAACGAGGATCATCCTCTATCTTTACCAGGACTGGCAAGTTTATCTTTTCAAAAGTAGCACGATCAAGCTGATAACCCTCAGAGTCATAGGATAGCTTAGCAGCAGCTTGCTTTAACTGCAAAAAACTCACCATATCGGTATTTAGTTTTTTATCGCCTTTATCCATCTGCTCTAGCACGTCTTTTTCTGTTAGAATTTTAAAATCAAGCGTATTAATGAGTGTTGCTAATGATGCTGCACCACAAGACTCTTCATAGTTTTGCCTAATTACATCTTGATTTCTTAGCTCCTCGTATGATCTAACAGCAAAACCAGCATAAAGTGGCAAAGATGCCACCGCTGCACAAAAAAGTAGTTTTAGAATTTTTGCCAAATGCTAATACCAAATATGCTATCAGGTGCTGCACTAGAGCCACCCATACTAGCAGATATAGAAATAGAAGTGTCATTACTAAAACTATAAGTAGATCCTACACTATACGTTGGGATAGATCTAAGATTTGTAGTTTTTCTATCATTTATTTTATTTGCTGTTTGAAATCTCTGCTCGATGCCAAGATCAAGTGTGATCTTTGGGCTTAAAACAATAGACAAATCTCCACCAAAGAACACAGTATTGCCATAGTTTAGCTTCGCAAAGTCGAATTTTCTATCTGCGTTGTAGCCAAATCCAGTATATATGCTATAAATTACTGGATCAGAATATCCTTTTAGGCTGCCTTTTATTGAATAAGACTTAAAGCTAAAATTTTTACTCTGTCTAAGCGCACTCTCTCTTTGATAAAGTGCTGTCTGAAGAGTAAGCATAGGCACTAGCTCACCAATTCTATCTCCTCTATAATTTAAGCCTAGCCATACAGAATCAAACTGAGTTTTGCTCTCACTTTTTGGCTCAAGAGTAAAATAATCCATATACTCACTTCTCTTGTAAC contains:
- a CDS encoding Cj0814 family flagellar-dependent secreted protein; the protein is MLNGLNNNTYTQSYKTSINSKQAASLSTATNQTSSLVLGYKVDKDGYFTDEFNKQAGIPSDYKIHSSTLESLVRIETQSDYMKRTFDSIDILKTVNNAYKILSQIVGEDTLNSKDSFSLDEIRNFPQGFSYNRQSMQVTKIHNSIHEFGSAAADFNGKESNKQMISTLFFNPSFKGGDGRQPLKPTTDIFNNNNGGKESVGSGVFMDPHGEKYTNKDGSITKGGLIAAVINNNLDVREGETTAQGKREGYDKSIDSKEFNRAFELFELMGEMKFGPGFINATDNDIAGMPKYMQDYIRSKRDFVYIDLESGFVSTPEDRRRGYEEDELSFKKMMEHNLKMLKLLFGEIDKDGKKSKDFMDSFLKFSMPPLNLVKELNENPAGKYLVDMLGIKRDVDIKA
- a CDS encoding helix-turn-helix domain-containing protein: MITQKIGDKIRELRKSQGMSQKEFARAIGVSYGALQSYEYGDIEPREIILHAITARFGLPLNYFNLNTKSSMVGYNISRLARDIETKTIYLNFYDNVRASAGYGSYNDDTIAKKIPISAQFLKEILQVPVREYDVIRAMGDSMEPFIKDNDMILVDRNETVKNGDIVIAILEDSLYVKKYLFDPIQKIIKLTSLNSFYQDIIIEPQEQIQLNIIGVVKARFNIDTSIFR
- a CDS encoding cell surface protein gives rise to the protein MITSINGLSNTPIQETTIQKGNATENIAKKGKQDKNATEEKFDYSKYMFRPWTDNVKEFIDIDQSKEGWITDTINRIDNMLSDYPMKERRALASKYPPETMEEFRIGELQSYMDWLLTNSVDGKPTINGFMIGLGTAEEEAELEAFVKSFPEGTMMSNDGAALFVRADLSIEEFKKLYKEDVEKTTKEHKEFLAKLHKEEQEYNANFAKEQSEKKFKPMQVKKKYETYDINKDQKFLFARELLKFKEKRGIDVLELMQKIDKKQILNKMA
- a CDS encoding spore coat protein CotH yields the protein MNLAVLQLKGGVGKTPLSFSLAKDLGLKWQSNDDSVVPQFYKDGKILDKCIFEPNTMYDFGGFASAGVLEILKHCSIVIVPITSNPNSIKRAASTISQIKPLGCKTLGLITDVSSQKELEETVAMIKAANIACTKFLILKSSKIFENAMTTGLSFLELYNESNLSKRQYQSFIDMYQKVVNYIKDNK
- a CDS encoding response regulator, which gives rise to MNVSPNLEPININLPKDMIYSRVLLGVDRVQTLDNTNLKSELKDIATKLISNSTYSIIQSASTSGVKSDYSKTDIGLNQAFSYRDIQRRNWSKEDFENKYLFGEDASALRKVDQTSTYFSSINSKTPIKPIAAADTKFTNLNDYAYEKTIKTSRGDVEVFLDLYDDNDKLGIGKLDANGFLFNFDSNKDGVINSGDKYFDKLKVRGYDKDGNEKIFKLSEVTSEINLNDFIKKDIRNLSYEAMDFASKNTVDYRVSLNNSNPYTLFSAEYRYQKIGKEETNKFFKDHADQDGWVDLRDNKIFNEESGLNNFAYEKVGFDGKKKLSEFNPIIKPAGSKQDESFSYAGYQKDSFMKFYNDYQKESSAHSKDVEWISKNLKEQDVEDADDLISKLKTTKSSYMIAMESEFEKATGLEFSLENLERVKHAFESDTSKAAAALKDTDSVIAMKLNKNGTITLKFDSGRELEVKEIYSDTGKLISKDDKDSKRASINLDAKSMNDIELNRLDFKDIGIKQDEKISSLKELGAKLVKNLSDKFTNKFLIGLENGKSITTKEIYNITYLENDLKFKELSSKDRLYKKVDTRV
- a CDS encoding C39 family peptidase; amino-acid sequence: MAKILKLLFCAAVASLPLYAGFAVRSYEELRNQDVIRQNYEESCGAASLATLINTLDFKILTEKDVLEQMDKGDKKLNTDMVSFLQLKQAAAKLSYDSEGYQLDRATFEKINLPVLVKIEDDPRFPHFVVVINHEGDFITILDPSYGKYISSKDQFYNIWDKHKQGGYVLILGPKNDIHREYKLDLPIDNKALFDKL
- a CDS encoding replication initiation protein — encoded protein: MKNRNIIVHSDKITKGRSKLNLSEMKVFLATITTIDAKNDDEFKEITLDRQDFCEDTNLDFRTVKSVCRTLLKQVYEIETEKVWEAYPIYQVFKYDKDTGEIKFKFNDYMRPYLLKIVESFTKYQIKNIINMTSKYSIRIYQILKDLRNITRQKEFELEEFCDWLEVPKNKRRWGNLQFDILELAKKEINELTDIKILGIYPERKKGKKVLSFSIKFITSEELDNLKQLGGDESYLTNAGLREIEIFDRKLVSFNDKYVMIDSNIRRILSTSSDEGKIRVLFSKTGTDINFFWFNAIKDLEIAVKNAETIKDTEPTLFDIN